In Ipomoea triloba cultivar NCNSP0323 chromosome 7, ASM357664v1, a single genomic region encodes these proteins:
- the LOC116026128 gene encoding uncharacterized protein LOC116026128 isoform X1, whose product MEESELEEGEACCYENENNGGDENSFVDPDALTHIEEKIQDVLGHFRKDFEGGVSAENLGSKFGGYGSFLPTYQRSPSWSNPRTTPDVPNNNILRSPKNLNLEVGRQNSLVSSSTSLSARLGAASTNSVLVPATRASIANVDTKTGTHSARAEESTLISKNPKKRASSSDQKCLKVRIKVGSENLSTQKNAEIYSGLGLDVSPSSSLDDSHDDSEGLTRDLWDASDESPTSIIQFMTSVPFHRSLLLSPLSDDLIHLTEKDSLQGNTVCKPLRKAFTETSGVMLNGSGYTVGNGKILDERKLKSFEKNANCNDNGIQDSVGLPSKKEIDVGTLSCEDLISKTLKLPLLMSSCTTVSDPIKHSKPVDSLRTDVHCMVKEESLDGAPKDVFQPISDMETDRTEKSNRKGNSCGGAWESKKSNRFDNSTGYSNKEGNYGVQADVSANARQNKDRKALNTDFLGIPELSGCRKVALNNEDGLKLANGKEQVTSGGKKKLRGSQVHDADGGKVLNDGFVTDSSLTHKCKKSSSSNTSTSTHDSDDFKNHIRARSTYMELFGDLEVEAEDEIGLGKMHKLEMLKDSGDVGKTTLVEYNDTVKERSNASKIEKSFVSAEQPRLASDMNAPCGNVTNLTFGPSGPTAEAPVLKEDWVMCDKCQTWRLLPFGTDPRSLPKKWLCRMLDWLPGMNHCDISEEETTKALRSLYQFHPAATTASTFKTENNDHHNPGGNLLGVASVDDLHSNHMHVTDASGKKKYGSKVLPNENKQDCPTQFSDKTNENFQAIQNNNGLNNTIQSSVDENRYHKYSGQSNTSMMEKGRQKQKERKKLLNNHSDGGDKNAKLRNKNEKNLESSTASKKMKRDDLNYNDENWMVDIAGEKPTRSSSNSLSRSAFVKDQNKNKYKDSNIDAKKSVVPDRSPQIHLPLSSSDGSVHVGKCDIKDSFKKRKENECQYAETCNKMFPGVGCNSRDTTDLVEETCENDQRKGKKGRKSHSVMKDSSGKKSNEGNGERGRSKEQQQVVGQHLDGTMSQQSLDAMGSLKRGLGPMGTLQPSPAATSSSSEFSGSQKNKTSLQELRASPVESVSSSPLRIPTSDKFVSTMSLGRKDDCQDAGFFSVLSPRRSSDGEDDGSSYQYEILKKDQNLDVRHQGSLSGHMPCAKLSQYTLHSPDTANPRDAAVCTDPLPQGDHYAFKAQNLEKDLDDKDGRNGHLHNNSGIVLKSGKGSSSRPKAGQNKFQDTDRSAIGSDKIKKKPIPEKDPSRKSLNKVVKGHSKCTDNNCTDVRMDGSEKQALLSDSDDGRLTKKPFSDKEEGIASSGRGKSLPVLADSGKLGLTAGLQPVSGSQKDAANLLSVDTFEGDASKAKQGKEDHSQSRDQPTSLQHNSPNIRKFRDLDAPSPARREPSSQAATNAVKEATNLKHLADRLKNSGSSESTSLYFQAALKFLHGASLFESCNTDSMKNNEMTQSRQIYSSTAKLCEFCAHEYERSKDMAAAALAYKCMEVAYMRVIYFSHTSANRYRNELQAALQIFPQGESPPSSASDVDNLNNSLAVDKVASAKGVGSPQVTVTPVITARNRSNFMRLLNFAQEVSFAMDASRKSRAAFAAANPRKGEALCKEGMLSVRKALDFNFQDVDGFLRHVRIAMEAI is encoded by the exons ATGGAAGAATCTGAGCTTGAAGAAGGGGAGGCTTGCTGTTATGAGAATGAGAATAATGGCGGTGACGAAAATTCATTCGTTGACCCTGATGCTCTCACCCACATT GAAGAAAAAATCCAAGATGTTTTAGGGCATTTTCGAAAAGATTTTGAAGGTGGTGTTTCTGCTGAGAATCTCG GGTCAAAATTTGGGGGGTATGGTTCATTTTTACCCACTTATCAGCGTTCACCTTCTTGGTCTAATCCAAGGACTACGCCAGATGTCCCTAACAATAACATACTAAGATCCCCCAAAAATCTGAACCTCGAG GTTGGTAGGCAAAATTCATTAGTTTCATCTAGCACTTCTCTGTCAGCAAGACTTGGTGCAGCTTCCACCAATTCTGTACTTGTACCTGCAACCAGGGCTTCTATTGCAAATGTAGATACCAAAACCGGCACACATTCCGCTCGGGCTGAAGAATCTACTTTAATATCTAAAAATCCTAAAAAGCGTGCAAGTTCTTCTGATCAGAAATGTCTGAAGGTGCGCATCAAAGTTGGATCTGAAAATTTGTCAACTCAAAAGAATGCTGAAATCTATAGTGGACTTGGCCTTGATGTTTCTCCATCATCATCGTTGGATGATAGCCATGACGATAGTGAAGGGTTAACTCGTGACCTATGGGATGCCTCAGATGAATCCCCTACAAGCATCATTCAG TTTATGACCTCAGTTCCATTTCATCGAAGCTTGTTGTTATCTCCTCTATCTGATGATTTGATTCATTTGACGGAAAAAGATAGTCTTCAGGGAAATACTGTATGTAAACCCCTGCGCAAGGCCTTCACAGAAACTTCTGGGGTGATGTTAAATGGCTCTGGTTACACAGTGGGTAATGGAAAAATCTTGGATGAGAGGAAGTTGAAGTCATTTGAGAAAAATGCTAATTGTAATGACAATGGCATTCAGGATTCTGTAGGTTTACCATCAAAGAAGGAAATTGATGTTGGTACTTTGAGTTGTGAAGATCTCATTTCTAAGACTTTGAAACTCCCCCTTTTGATGAGCTCATGTACAACTGTTTCTGATCCTATTAAGCACTCCAAGCCAGTTGATAGTCTGAGAACTGATGTTCATTGTATGGTGAAGGAAGAGAGCTTGGATGGTGCACCCAAGGATGTTTTTCAGCCCATATCTGATATGGAGACTGACAGAACTGAAAAGTCTAATCGAAAGGGTAATTCATGTGGAGGGGCTTGGGAAAGTAAAAAATCAAATCGTTTTGACAACAGCACAGGGTACTCAAATAAAGAGGGCAACTATGGAGTACAAGCTGATGTTTCAGCCAATGCTCGGCAGAACAAAGACAGAAAGGCTCTTAATACTGATTTCCTTGGTATACCAGAGCTATCTGGTTGTCGGAAGGTTGCCTTAAACAATGAGGATGGCTTGAAACTGGCTAATGGGAAGGAACAGGTTACATCTGGAGGCAAAAAGAAACTTCGAGGAAGTCAGGTTCATGATGCTGATGGTGGGAAGGTGTTAAATGATGGTTTTGTAACTGATTCTTCTTTGACACACAAGTGTAAAAAGAGCTCTTCTAGCAACACCAGTACATCTACACATGATTCAGACGATTTCAAGAACCATATAAGAGCTAGAAGTACTTATATGGAGTTATTTGGGGACCTGGAAGTTGAAGCAGAAGATGAAATTGGTCTTGGGAAAATGCATAAATTGGAAATGCTGAAAGATTCTGGTGATGTTGGGAAGACAACCCTGGTAGAGTACAATGACACAGTGAAGGAAAGATCTAATGCTTCAAAGATTGAGAAGTCATTTGTATCAGCGGAGCAGCCTAGGTTAGCTTCAGACATGAATGCTCCCTGTGGAAATGTGACCAATCTTACTTTTGGTCCAAGTGGTCCAACAGCAGAGGCTCCTGTACTTAAAGAAGATTGGGTAATGTGTGACAAGTGTCAGACATGGCGTTTACTTCCATTTGGTACTGATCCTCGGAGTCTACCCAAGAAGTGGCTTTGCAGGATGCTTGACTGGCT GCCTGGGATGAACCATTGTGATATTAGTGAGGAAGAGACAActaaggctttgagatccctcTACCAGTTCCATCCTGCTGCCACAACTGCCTCTACTTTTAAGACTGAAAACAATGATCACCACAATCCTGGTGGGAATCTTTTAGGAGTAGCTTCAGTTGATGATTTGCATTCAAATCATATGCACGTTACAGATGCTAGTGGAAAGAAGAAATATGGGTCAAAAGTTTTGCCGAATGAAAACAAACAGGATTGCCCTACACAGTTTTCTGACAAAACAAATGAGAATTTTCAAGCGATCCAAAATAATAACGGTTTAAACAACACCATCCAATCTTCAGTTGATGAAAATAGGTATCATAAGTACTCAGGCCAATCTAATACCTCAATGATGGAGAAGGGAAGACAAAAAcagaaagagaggaaaaagtTGCTGAACAACCACTCTGATGGAG GTGACAAAAATGCAAAACTGAGGAATAAAAACGAGAAAAATTTAGAGAGTTCTACAGCCTCCAAGAAGATGAAAAGAGATGATTTAAATTATAATGATGAAAATTGGATGGTTGACATTGCTGGGGAAAAACCAACACGTAGCTCAAGCAACAGTTTGTCACGAAGTGCATTCGTGAaggatcaaaataaaaataaatataaggaTTCAAATATTGATGCAAAGAAAAGTGTGGTTCCAGATAGAAGCCCACAGATCCATCTTCCATTGAGTTCAAGTGATGGTTCTGTGCATGTGGGGAAGTGTGACATTAAAGACTCATTCAAGAAGAGGAAAGAGAATGAGTGCCAGTATGCAGAGACCTGTAATAAAATGTTTCCTGGTGTAGGATGTAATTCCCGAGATACTACTGATTTAGTGGAAGAAACGTGTGAAAATGACcaaaggaaaggaaagaaaGGAAGGAAATCCCACTCTGTGATGAAAGATTCAAGTGGAAAGAAATCCAATGAAGGAAATGGTGAAAGGGGTAGAAGTAAGGAGCAGCAGCAAGTAGTGGGGCAGCACCTGGATGGCACCATGTCTCAGCAGAGCTTAGATGCTATGGGTTCTTTAAAAAGGGGCTTGGGGCCTATGGGAACTTTGCAGCCCTCTCCAGCTGCCACTTCAAGTTCTTCTGAATTTTCTGGCTCACAGAAAAACAAAACCAGTCTCCAGGAACTAAGGGCTTCTCCTGTGGAATCAGTGTCTTCATCTCCTCTTAGAATTCCTACATCAGATAAGTTTGTCTCTACAATGAGCCTCGGCAGAAAAGATGATTGTCAGGATGCTGGATTTTTCTCTGTGCTTAGTCCGCGGAGATCTTCAGATGGGGAGGATGATGGGAGCAGCTATCAATATGAGATTCTTAAGAAGGATCAAAATCTTGATGTGAGGCATCAAGGGTCCCTTTCTGGTCATATGCCATGTGCTAAATTGAGCCAATACACCCTACATTCTCCTGATACTGCAAATCCTCGTGATGCTGCTGTATGTACAGATCCCTTACCTCAGGGTGACCACTATGCTTTTAAGGCACAGAATTTGGAGAAAGACCTGGATGATAAGGACGGAAGGAATGGCCATCTCCATAATAATAGTGGAATAGTCTTGAAGTCCGGGAAGGGTTCCTCTTCAAGGCCTAAAGCAGGACAAAACAAATTTCAGGACACAGACAGGAGTGCTATTGGTTCAgataagattaagaaaaaaCCCATTCCTGAGAAGGATCCTTCAAGAAAGTCGTTGAACAAGGTTGTTAAGGGTCACTCAAAATGTACTGACAATAATTGTACTGATGTTAGAATGGATGGTTCTGAGAAGCAGGCTTTGCTTTCAGATAGCGATGATGGAAGGTTGACTAAGAAACCTTTTTCTGACAAAGAAGAAGGAATTGCAAGCTCTGGGAGAGGGAAATCACTTCCAGTATTAGCAGATAGTGGTAAACTTGGGCTAACAGCAGGTTTACAGCCAGTTTCTGGATCTCAAAAAGATGCAGCAAATTTGTTGTCTGTTGATACTTTTGAGGGGGATGCTTCAAAGGCTAAACAAGGTAAGGAAGATCACAGCCAGAGTAGGGACCAACCTACTAGTTTGCAGCACAACAGTCCAAATATTCGCAAGTTCCGAGATCTTGATGCTCCCAGTCCTGCTCGAAGAGAGCCCTCCAGTCAAGCTGCTACAAATGCTGTAAAAGAAGCTACAAACCTGAAACACCTTGCTGATCGCCTAAAG AATTCTGGATCAAGTGAAAGCACTAGTCTTTATTTCCAAGCTGCTTTAAAATTTCTCCATGGAGCCTCTTTATTTGAATCATGCAATACCGATAGCATGAAGAACAATGAGATGACTCAATCGAGACAAATTTACAGCAGTACTGCAAAACTCTGCGA ATTTTGTGCTCATGAATATGAAAGATCCAAGGACATGGCTGCTGCTGCTCTTGCCTATAAATGCATGGAGGTTGCATATATGCGTGTAATTTATTTCTCACATACCAGTGCAAACAGATACAGAAATGAATTACAAGCAGCTTTGCAAATCTTTCCACAAG GTGAATCCCCGCCCTCTTCTGCCTCTGATGTTGATAATTTAAACAATTCATTGGCTGTAGACAAGGTTGCCTCGGCTAAAGGTGTTGGTTCTCCACAAGTCACAGTAACACCAGTTATTACAGCAAGAAATCGTTCCAACTTCATGCGGCTTCTCAATTTT GCCCAGGAAGTTAGTTTTGCAATGGATGCCTCCAGAAAATCAAGAGCTGCTTTTGCAGCTGCTAATCCAAGAAAAGGAGAGGCTCTGTGCAAAGAGGGTATGTTATCTGTTAGAAAGGCCCTGGATTTCAACTTCCAGGATGTGGATGGATTTCTGCGTCATGTACGCATCGCAATGGAAGCAATATAG
- the LOC116026128 gene encoding uncharacterized protein LOC116026128 isoform X2, translating into MEESELEEGEACCYENENNGGDENSFVDPDALTHIEEKIQDVLGHFRKDFEGGVSAENLGSKFGGYGSFLPTYQRSPSWSNPRTTPDVPNNNILRSPKNLNLEVGRQNSLVSSSTSLSARLGAASTNSVLVPATRASIANVDTKTGTHSARAEESTLISKNPKKRASSSDQKCLKVRIKVGSENLSTQKNAEIYSGLGLDVSPSSSLDDSHDDSEGLTRDLWDASDESPTSIIQFMTSVPFHRSLLLSPLSDDLIHLTEKDSLQGNTVCKPLRKAFTETSGVMLNGSGYTVGNGKILDERKLKSFEKNANCNDNGIQDSVGLPSKKEIDVGTLSCEDLISKTLKLPLLMSSCTTVSDPIKHSKPVDSLRTDVHCMVKEESLDGAPKDVFQPISDMETDRTEKSNRKGNSCGGAWESKKSNRFDNSTGYSNKEGNYGVQADVSANARQNKDRKALNTDFLGIPELSGCRKVALNNEDGLKLANGKEQVTSGGKKKLRGSQVHDADGGKVLNDGFVTDSSLTHKCKKSSSSNTSTSTHDSDDFKNHIRARSTYMELFGDLEVEAEDEIGLGKMHKLEMLKDSGDVGKTTLVEYNDTVKERSNASKIEKSFVSAEQPRLASDMNAPCGNVTNLTFGPSGPTAEAPVLKEDWVMCDKCQTWRLLPFGTDPRSLPKKWLCRMLDWLPGMNHCDISEEETTKALRSLYQFHPAATTASTFKTENNDHHNPGGNLLGVASVDDLHSNHMHVTDASGKKKYGSKVLPNENKQDCPTQFSDKTNENFQAIQNNNGLNNTIQSSVDENRYHKYSGQSNTSMMEKGRQKQKERKKLLNNHSDGGDKNAKLRNKNEKNLESSTASKKMKRDDLNYNDENWMVDIAGEKPTRSSSNSLSRSAFVKDQNKNKYKDSNIDAKKSVVPDRSPQIHLPLSSSDGSVHVGKCDIKDSFKKRKENECQYAETCNKMFPGVGCNSRDTTDLVEETCENDQRKGKKGRKSHSVMKDSSGKKSNEGNGERGRSKEQQQVVGQHLDGTMSQQSLDAMGSLKRGLGPMGTLQPSPAATSSSSEFSGSQKNKTSLQELRASPVESVSSSPLRIPTSDKFVSTMSLGRKDDCQDAGFFSVLSPRRSSDGEDDGSSYQYEILKKDQNLDVRHQGSLSGHMPCAKLSQYTLHSPDTANPRDAAVCTDPLPQGDHYAFKAQNLEKDLDDKDGRNGHLHNNSGIVLKSGKGSSSRPKAGQNKFQDTDRSAIGSDKIKKKPIPEKDPSRKSLNKVVKGHSKCTDNNCTDVRMDGSEKQALLSDSDDGRLTKKPFSDKEEGIASSGRGKSLPVLADSGKLGLTAGLQPVSGSQKDAANLLSVDTFEGDASKAKQGKEDHSQSRDQPTSLQHNSPNIRKFRDLDAPSPARREPSSQAATNAVKEATNLKHLADRLKNSGSSESTSLYFQAALKFLHGASLFESCNTDSMKNNEMTQSRQIYSSTAKLCEFCAHEYERSKDMAAAALAYKCMEVAYMRVIYFSHTSANRYRNELQAALQIFPQDKVASAKGVGSPQVTVTPVITARNRSNFMRLLNFAQEVSFAMDASRKSRAAFAAANPRKGEALCKEGMLSVRKALDFNFQDVDGFLRHVRIAMEAI; encoded by the exons ATGGAAGAATCTGAGCTTGAAGAAGGGGAGGCTTGCTGTTATGAGAATGAGAATAATGGCGGTGACGAAAATTCATTCGTTGACCCTGATGCTCTCACCCACATT GAAGAAAAAATCCAAGATGTTTTAGGGCATTTTCGAAAAGATTTTGAAGGTGGTGTTTCTGCTGAGAATCTCG GGTCAAAATTTGGGGGGTATGGTTCATTTTTACCCACTTATCAGCGTTCACCTTCTTGGTCTAATCCAAGGACTACGCCAGATGTCCCTAACAATAACATACTAAGATCCCCCAAAAATCTGAACCTCGAG GTTGGTAGGCAAAATTCATTAGTTTCATCTAGCACTTCTCTGTCAGCAAGACTTGGTGCAGCTTCCACCAATTCTGTACTTGTACCTGCAACCAGGGCTTCTATTGCAAATGTAGATACCAAAACCGGCACACATTCCGCTCGGGCTGAAGAATCTACTTTAATATCTAAAAATCCTAAAAAGCGTGCAAGTTCTTCTGATCAGAAATGTCTGAAGGTGCGCATCAAAGTTGGATCTGAAAATTTGTCAACTCAAAAGAATGCTGAAATCTATAGTGGACTTGGCCTTGATGTTTCTCCATCATCATCGTTGGATGATAGCCATGACGATAGTGAAGGGTTAACTCGTGACCTATGGGATGCCTCAGATGAATCCCCTACAAGCATCATTCAG TTTATGACCTCAGTTCCATTTCATCGAAGCTTGTTGTTATCTCCTCTATCTGATGATTTGATTCATTTGACGGAAAAAGATAGTCTTCAGGGAAATACTGTATGTAAACCCCTGCGCAAGGCCTTCACAGAAACTTCTGGGGTGATGTTAAATGGCTCTGGTTACACAGTGGGTAATGGAAAAATCTTGGATGAGAGGAAGTTGAAGTCATTTGAGAAAAATGCTAATTGTAATGACAATGGCATTCAGGATTCTGTAGGTTTACCATCAAAGAAGGAAATTGATGTTGGTACTTTGAGTTGTGAAGATCTCATTTCTAAGACTTTGAAACTCCCCCTTTTGATGAGCTCATGTACAACTGTTTCTGATCCTATTAAGCACTCCAAGCCAGTTGATAGTCTGAGAACTGATGTTCATTGTATGGTGAAGGAAGAGAGCTTGGATGGTGCACCCAAGGATGTTTTTCAGCCCATATCTGATATGGAGACTGACAGAACTGAAAAGTCTAATCGAAAGGGTAATTCATGTGGAGGGGCTTGGGAAAGTAAAAAATCAAATCGTTTTGACAACAGCACAGGGTACTCAAATAAAGAGGGCAACTATGGAGTACAAGCTGATGTTTCAGCCAATGCTCGGCAGAACAAAGACAGAAAGGCTCTTAATACTGATTTCCTTGGTATACCAGAGCTATCTGGTTGTCGGAAGGTTGCCTTAAACAATGAGGATGGCTTGAAACTGGCTAATGGGAAGGAACAGGTTACATCTGGAGGCAAAAAGAAACTTCGAGGAAGTCAGGTTCATGATGCTGATGGTGGGAAGGTGTTAAATGATGGTTTTGTAACTGATTCTTCTTTGACACACAAGTGTAAAAAGAGCTCTTCTAGCAACACCAGTACATCTACACATGATTCAGACGATTTCAAGAACCATATAAGAGCTAGAAGTACTTATATGGAGTTATTTGGGGACCTGGAAGTTGAAGCAGAAGATGAAATTGGTCTTGGGAAAATGCATAAATTGGAAATGCTGAAAGATTCTGGTGATGTTGGGAAGACAACCCTGGTAGAGTACAATGACACAGTGAAGGAAAGATCTAATGCTTCAAAGATTGAGAAGTCATTTGTATCAGCGGAGCAGCCTAGGTTAGCTTCAGACATGAATGCTCCCTGTGGAAATGTGACCAATCTTACTTTTGGTCCAAGTGGTCCAACAGCAGAGGCTCCTGTACTTAAAGAAGATTGGGTAATGTGTGACAAGTGTCAGACATGGCGTTTACTTCCATTTGGTACTGATCCTCGGAGTCTACCCAAGAAGTGGCTTTGCAGGATGCTTGACTGGCT GCCTGGGATGAACCATTGTGATATTAGTGAGGAAGAGACAActaaggctttgagatccctcTACCAGTTCCATCCTGCTGCCACAACTGCCTCTACTTTTAAGACTGAAAACAATGATCACCACAATCCTGGTGGGAATCTTTTAGGAGTAGCTTCAGTTGATGATTTGCATTCAAATCATATGCACGTTACAGATGCTAGTGGAAAGAAGAAATATGGGTCAAAAGTTTTGCCGAATGAAAACAAACAGGATTGCCCTACACAGTTTTCTGACAAAACAAATGAGAATTTTCAAGCGATCCAAAATAATAACGGTTTAAACAACACCATCCAATCTTCAGTTGATGAAAATAGGTATCATAAGTACTCAGGCCAATCTAATACCTCAATGATGGAGAAGGGAAGACAAAAAcagaaagagaggaaaaagtTGCTGAACAACCACTCTGATGGAG GTGACAAAAATGCAAAACTGAGGAATAAAAACGAGAAAAATTTAGAGAGTTCTACAGCCTCCAAGAAGATGAAAAGAGATGATTTAAATTATAATGATGAAAATTGGATGGTTGACATTGCTGGGGAAAAACCAACACGTAGCTCAAGCAACAGTTTGTCACGAAGTGCATTCGTGAaggatcaaaataaaaataaatataaggaTTCAAATATTGATGCAAAGAAAAGTGTGGTTCCAGATAGAAGCCCACAGATCCATCTTCCATTGAGTTCAAGTGATGGTTCTGTGCATGTGGGGAAGTGTGACATTAAAGACTCATTCAAGAAGAGGAAAGAGAATGAGTGCCAGTATGCAGAGACCTGTAATAAAATGTTTCCTGGTGTAGGATGTAATTCCCGAGATACTACTGATTTAGTGGAAGAAACGTGTGAAAATGACcaaaggaaaggaaagaaaGGAAGGAAATCCCACTCTGTGATGAAAGATTCAAGTGGAAAGAAATCCAATGAAGGAAATGGTGAAAGGGGTAGAAGTAAGGAGCAGCAGCAAGTAGTGGGGCAGCACCTGGATGGCACCATGTCTCAGCAGAGCTTAGATGCTATGGGTTCTTTAAAAAGGGGCTTGGGGCCTATGGGAACTTTGCAGCCCTCTCCAGCTGCCACTTCAAGTTCTTCTGAATTTTCTGGCTCACAGAAAAACAAAACCAGTCTCCAGGAACTAAGGGCTTCTCCTGTGGAATCAGTGTCTTCATCTCCTCTTAGAATTCCTACATCAGATAAGTTTGTCTCTACAATGAGCCTCGGCAGAAAAGATGATTGTCAGGATGCTGGATTTTTCTCTGTGCTTAGTCCGCGGAGATCTTCAGATGGGGAGGATGATGGGAGCAGCTATCAATATGAGATTCTTAAGAAGGATCAAAATCTTGATGTGAGGCATCAAGGGTCCCTTTCTGGTCATATGCCATGTGCTAAATTGAGCCAATACACCCTACATTCTCCTGATACTGCAAATCCTCGTGATGCTGCTGTATGTACAGATCCCTTACCTCAGGGTGACCACTATGCTTTTAAGGCACAGAATTTGGAGAAAGACCTGGATGATAAGGACGGAAGGAATGGCCATCTCCATAATAATAGTGGAATAGTCTTGAAGTCCGGGAAGGGTTCCTCTTCAAGGCCTAAAGCAGGACAAAACAAATTTCAGGACACAGACAGGAGTGCTATTGGTTCAgataagattaagaaaaaaCCCATTCCTGAGAAGGATCCTTCAAGAAAGTCGTTGAACAAGGTTGTTAAGGGTCACTCAAAATGTACTGACAATAATTGTACTGATGTTAGAATGGATGGTTCTGAGAAGCAGGCTTTGCTTTCAGATAGCGATGATGGAAGGTTGACTAAGAAACCTTTTTCTGACAAAGAAGAAGGAATTGCAAGCTCTGGGAGAGGGAAATCACTTCCAGTATTAGCAGATAGTGGTAAACTTGGGCTAACAGCAGGTTTACAGCCAGTTTCTGGATCTCAAAAAGATGCAGCAAATTTGTTGTCTGTTGATACTTTTGAGGGGGATGCTTCAAAGGCTAAACAAGGTAAGGAAGATCACAGCCAGAGTAGGGACCAACCTACTAGTTTGCAGCACAACAGTCCAAATATTCGCAAGTTCCGAGATCTTGATGCTCCCAGTCCTGCTCGAAGAGAGCCCTCCAGTCAAGCTGCTACAAATGCTGTAAAAGAAGCTACAAACCTGAAACACCTTGCTGATCGCCTAAAG AATTCTGGATCAAGTGAAAGCACTAGTCTTTATTTCCAAGCTGCTTTAAAATTTCTCCATGGAGCCTCTTTATTTGAATCATGCAATACCGATAGCATGAAGAACAATGAGATGACTCAATCGAGACAAATTTACAGCAGTACTGCAAAACTCTGCGA ATTTTGTGCTCATGAATATGAAAGATCCAAGGACATGGCTGCTGCTGCTCTTGCCTATAAATGCATGGAGGTTGCATATATGCGTGTAATTTATTTCTCACATACCAGTGCAAACAGATACAGAAATGAATTACAAGCAGCTTTGCAAATCTTTCCACAAG ACAAGGTTGCCTCGGCTAAAGGTGTTGGTTCTCCACAAGTCACAGTAACACCAGTTATTACAGCAAGAAATCGTTCCAACTTCATGCGGCTTCTCAATTTT GCCCAGGAAGTTAGTTTTGCAATGGATGCCTCCAGAAAATCAAGAGCTGCTTTTGCAGCTGCTAATCCAAGAAAAGGAGAGGCTCTGTGCAAAGAGGGTATGTTATCTGTTAGAAAGGCCCTGGATTTCAACTTCCAGGATGTGGATGGATTTCTGCGTCATGTACGCATCGCAATGGAAGCAATATAG